Proteins encoded within one genomic window of Marasmius oreades isolate 03SP1 chromosome 6, whole genome shotgun sequence:
- a CDS encoding uncharacterized protein (MEROPS:MER0001944), translating into MLRRGTDRHRIPHQLKNTGSTLNHAMIRKLLTAFSVLFVLRGTVAIGGAMQGMEDAMEIQREQMQRMHDFLGPNVESSMKKRQQAPTITFSNPRAKQFFVDGTKIPEVNFDAGPSWSGLMPISGDPHETRKLFFWFWPTTDISHTKNLLFWTNGGPGCSSLEGFLQENGPISWSWGQSEPTPNPFSWTRLSHVLWVEQPVGTGFSQGTPNITNDDELAAQVSGFLEQFLEVFSELKGNDFYVSGESYAGFYVPYIANWLYEHPGPDLNLKGIWIADPTLTYGVISQEIPALRFAKANANVFPFNSSFWEQLQNISDSCGYTDYLDKFVKYPPKGQLPFPAGVEPGTLGRVKPECRIHSPIQRAVGVLNPVFDVYRVTDTFPNLWSVLGFPRDTQKFIYFNRTDVQDAIHAPHINWEDCSSGSVYINRTTGRAGSDQSIPSTLSVLPNVIDKSVRSVIVHGLADFILTAEGTRIAIQNMTWGGQQGFQTPIKPESFTVRNFGVFGSQHIERKLAFVEFSFSGHMTPQFVPWAAFNTVAYLLGVQPDPST; encoded by the exons ATGCTCCGACGCGGCACAGATCGACACAGAATACCTCAT CAGCTCAAGAACACAGGCTCGACCCTCAATCACGCAATGATTCGAAAACTGCTAACAGCATTTTCTGTTCTCTTTGTCCTACGGGGCACCGTCGCCATTGGCGGGGCGATGCAAGGCATGGAAGATGCGATGGAGATTCAGCGTGAACAAATGCAAAGGATGCACGATTTCTTAGGACCGAATGTCGAGTCATCCATGAAGAAACGGCAACAAGCTCCTACCATTACGTTTTCCAACCCGCGAGCAAAGCAATTTTTCGTCGATGGGACGAAGATCCCTGAAG TCAACTTCGATGCCG GTCCCTCTTGGAGCGGTTTGATGCCAATTTCTGGAGACCCCCATGAAACGCGGAAACTGTTTTTCTG GTTCTGGCCTACTACCGATATTTCGCACACTAAAAATCTCTTGTTCTGGACGAACG GCGGACCTGGATGCTCATCTCTTGAGGGCTTTTTGCAAGAAAACGGGCCGATAT CTTGGTCTTGGGGTCAGTCTGAGCCGACGCC GAATCCCTTCTCGTGGACGAGACTTTCTCACGTGCTTTGGGTTGAACAACCTGTCGGG ACGGGATTTAGTCAGGGAACTCCAAATATTACCAATGACGACGAACTAGCTGCACAGGTGTCCGGATTCCTTGAACAATTTCTCGAAGTTTTCTCCGAACTTAAAGGGAATGATTTCTATGTTTCAGGAGAAAGC TATGCTGGCTTTT ACGTGCCATATATCGCTAATTGGTTATATGAGCATCCTGGACCTGACCTCAATCTAAAGGGAATCTGGATTGCAGACCCAACTCTTACGTATGGTGTCATTTCACAAGAGATACCTGCACTGCGCTTTGCCAAG GCCAATGCAAATGTCTTTCCCTTCAATAGTAGCTTTTGGGAACAATTACAGAACATCTCCGATAGCTGTGGATACACAGACTACTTGGACAAATTCGTGAAATATCCTCCCAAAGGACAGTTACCGTTCCCAGCCGGAGTTGAACCAGGAACACTTGGAAGAGTAAAACCAGAGTGTAGAATTCATAGTCCTATTCAACGTGCGGTTGGAGT CCTCAATCCGGTCTTTGATGTCTATCG AGTAACAGACACGTTCCCCAACCTTT GGAGCGTATTGGGATTCCCTCGCGACACGCAGAAGTTCATCTACTTTAATCG GACGGAT GTCCAAGATGCCATCCACGCTCCTCACATCAACTGGGAGGATTGCTCCTCTGGCTCGGTGTACATCAACCGGACGACCGGCCGTGCGGGTAGCGACCAATCAATCCCATCGACTTTGAGTGTTTTACCAAATGTGATCGACAAGTCTGTGAGGTCGGTGATCGTTCACGGTTTGGCC GACTTCATTCTAACCGCTGAAGGGACCCGGATTGCCATTCA GAACATGACTTGGGGCGGGCAACAGGGATTCCAAACTCCAATCAAGCCCGAGAGCTTCACAGTCCGAAACTTTGGTGTGTTTGGATCGCAACATATCGAACGCAAACTTGCGT tTGTGGAATTCTCCTTCAGTGGACACATGACCCCCC AATTCGTTCCGTGGGCTGCCTTCAACACTGTCGCCTACTTGCTTGGTGTACAGCCCGATCCTTCCACCTAA
- a CDS encoding uncharacterized protein (MEROPS:MER0001944) produces the protein MIRKLLTAFSVLFVLRGTVAIGGAMQGMEDAMEIQREQMQRMHDFLGPNVESSMKKRQQAPTITFSNPRAKQFFVDGTKIPEVNFDAGPSWSGLMPISGDPHETRKLFFWFWPTTDISHTKNLLFWTNGGPGCSSLEGFLQENGPISWSWGQSEPTPNPFSWTRLSHVLWVEQPVGTGFSQGTPNITNDDELAAQVSGFLEQFLEVFSELKGNDFYVSGESYAGFYVPYIANWLYEHPGPDLNLKGIWIADPTLTYGVISQEIPALRFAKANANVFPFNSSFWEQLQNISDSCGYTDYLDKFVKYPPKGQLPFPAGVEPGTLGRVKPECRIHSPIQRAVGVLNPVFDVYRVTDTFPNLWSVLGFPRDTQKFIYFNRTDVQDAIHAPHINWEDCSSGSVYINRTTGRAGSDQSIPSTLSVLPNVIDKSVRSVIVHGLADFILTAEGTRIAIQNMTWGGQQGFQTPIKPESFTVRNFGVFGSQHIERKLAFVEFSFSGHMTPQFVPWAAFNTVAYLLGVQPDPST, from the exons ATGATTCGAAAACTGCTAACAGCATTTTCTGTTCTCTTTGTCCTACGGGGCACCGTCGCCATTGGCGGGGCGATGCAAGGCATGGAAGATGCGATGGAGATTCAGCGTGAACAAATGCAAAGGATGCACGATTTCTTAGGACCGAATGTCGAGTCATCCATGAAGAAACGGCAACAAGCTCCTACCATTACGTTTTCCAACCCGCGAGCAAAGCAATTTTTCGTCGATGGGACGAAGATCCCTGAAG TCAACTTCGATGCCG GTCCCTCTTGGAGCGGTTTGATGCCAATTTCTGGAGACCCCCATGAAACGCGGAAACTGTTTTTCTG GTTCTGGCCTACTACCGATATTTCGCACACTAAAAATCTCTTGTTCTGGACGAACG GCGGACCTGGATGCTCATCTCTTGAGGGCTTTTTGCAAGAAAACGGGCCGATAT CTTGGTCTTGGGGTCAGTCTGAGCCGACGCC GAATCCCTTCTCGTGGACGAGACTTTCTCACGTGCTTTGGGTTGAACAACCTGTCGGG ACGGGATTTAGTCAGGGAACTCCAAATATTACCAATGACGACGAACTAGCTGCACAGGTGTCCGGATTCCTTGAACAATTTCTCGAAGTTTTCTCCGAACTTAAAGGGAATGATTTCTATGTTTCAGGAGAAAGC TATGCTGGCTTTT ACGTGCCATATATCGCTAATTGGTTATATGAGCATCCTGGACCTGACCTCAATCTAAAGGGAATCTGGATTGCAGACCCAACTCTTACGTATGGTGTCATTTCACAAGAGATACCTGCACTGCGCTTTGCCAAG GCCAATGCAAATGTCTTTCCCTTCAATAGTAGCTTTTGGGAACAATTACAGAACATCTCCGATAGCTGTGGATACACAGACTACTTGGACAAATTCGTGAAATATCCTCCCAAAGGACAGTTACCGTTCCCAGCCGGAGTTGAACCAGGAACACTTGGAAGAGTAAAACCAGAGTGTAGAATTCATAGTCCTATTCAACGTGCGGTTGGAGT CCTCAATCCGGTCTTTGATGTCTATCG AGTAACAGACACGTTCCCCAACCTTT GGAGCGTATTGGGATTCCCTCGCGACACGCAGAAGTTCATCTACTTTAATCG GACGGAT GTCCAAGATGCCATCCACGCTCCTCACATCAACTGGGAGGATTGCTCCTCTGGCTCGGTGTACATCAACCGGACGACCGGCCGTGCGGGTAGCGACCAATCAATCCCATCGACTTTGAGTGTTTTACCAAATGTGATCGACAAGTCTGTGAGGTCGGTGATCGTTCACGGTTTGGCC GACTTCATTCTAACCGCTGAAGGGACCCGGATTGCCATTCA GAACATGACTTGGGGCGGGCAACAGGGATTCCAAACTCCAATCAAGCCCGAGAGCTTCACAGTCCGAAACTTTGGTGTGTTTGGATCGCAACATATCGAACGCAAACTTGCGT tTGTGGAATTCTCCTTCAGTGGACACATGACCCCCC AATTCGTTCCGTGGGCTGCCTTCAACACTGTCGCCTACTTGCTTGGTGTACAGCCCGATCCTTCCACCTAA
- a CDS encoding uncharacterized protein (MEROPS:MER0045094) produces the protein MATDIQPLPPHLSGQLDVLMIDNFDSFTWNLYQQLSLLGANVTVIRNDAISPKQFPLLKLNSLIISPGPGHPQTDSGISRDAINYFKGKVPILGVCMGLECLVDLHGGQIAYAGEIMHGKVSRVRHDNRGCFKDVPQGIESIRYHSLSTQLASLPPELEITSATEESDVIMGVRHKEYTLEAVQYHPESILSKGGDELIANFLKLRGGYWKENPEFRVGDPSLPPFPLENPKPPANYKARMRVH, from the exons ATGGCCACCGACATTCAGCCACTCCCTCCTCATCTCTCTGGTCAACTCGATGTTCTAATGATCGATAACTTCGATTCGTTCACATGGAATCTCTACCAACAACTCTCTCTCCTCGGCGCAAACGTCACTGTCATCCGAAACGATGCGATCTCACCCAAACAATTCCCTTTGCTCAAACTCAACTCGCTCATCATCTCTCCTGGGCCCGGTCACCCTCAAACCGACTCTGGCATCTCTAGAGACGCCATCAACTATTTCAAAGGCAAAGTGCCAATTCTCGGTGTTTGCATGGGCCTCGAATGCCTTGTGGATCTCCATGGAGGACAGATCGC TTATGCTGGAGAGATCATGCATGGCAAAGTTAGCCGTGTAAGACACGACAACAGAGGCTGTTTCAAGGACGTTCCTCAGGGTATTGAATCCATCCGATATCACTCCCTGAGTACCCAGCTTGCTTCCTTGCCACCTGAGCTGGAGATCACCTCAGCAACCGAGGAGTCGGACGTTATAATGGGTGTCCGCCACAAAGAATATACCCTTGAGGCTGTACAGTACCACCCGGAGAGCATTTTGAGCAAAGGGGGAGACGAGCTCATCGCCAACTTTTTAAAACTCCGTGGTGGTTATTGGAAGGAAAACCCGGAATTCCGGGTCGGGGACCCTTCCCTCCCacctttccctcttgaaaacCCCAAGCCGCCTGCAAATTACAAGGCGCGCATGAGAGTGCATTAG
- a CDS encoding uncharacterized protein (BUSCO:EOG09261OLD; MEROPS:MER0045094) → MATTTLTLPPTLTDELDVLMIDNFDSFTWNLYQQLRLAGAEVTVIRNDAIDPSLFSQLKIKSLIISPGPGHPQNESGISKAAIQYFEGKVPILGVCMGLECLVDFHGGQIGYAGEIMHGKVSRIKHDNRGCFKGIPQGIKSIRYHSLSASLTTLPSELAITALTEESNVIMGVRHRKYTVEAVQYHPESILSEGGDELIRNFLALRGGLWEDNPDFQVSRDAPPFHVEPGAPHVMNPKVHSILDKIHTQRLADVAQAQKAPGTTLTDLQTLYSLNIAPPQIPLLPRLKQTQGRLSLLAEIKRASPSKGPISVATSPASQALTYALAGANVISVLTEPKWFLGSLQDMLHARTAVASLPNRPAILRKDFILSRYQVLESRIWGADTILLIVSMLSEGLLRDLYQYSLELGMEPLVEVNNAKEMELALSLPAKVIGVNNRNLHDFAVDMSTTSRLSEMTKGKDVILCALSGIATPEDVEKYGAEGVNAVLIGESLMRARDPAAFIHQLFSLPSPTPPSCHWSSGPPLVKICGVRSKEQALAIAEAGADMIGLVFVQKSKRYVDLDTAREISLAIRGSRPPPSPSSLDDESLNAPWFTSQATRLSSTISQPSIVGVFQDAPLSVILYAVSYCQLDIVQLHGAEPMEMANQIPVPVIRVCHVSSKGADISGVIRPGLHEFVLLDSIREDGSGITGGSGKVVDLALARRIVDAGELVQDEAGATNSSEDVKTPISGTDSEGRSHAKVAATPAAIPSKYPLPIILAGGLKPENVAEAITHVQPWAVDVSGGVETEDGKAKDLDKVRAFINSTKQLV, encoded by the exons ATGGCCACCACCACACTCACGCTACCCCCTACTCTCACCGACGAGCTCGACGTGCTCATGATCGATAATTTTGACTCCTTCACCTGGAATTTATATCAGCAACTTCGCCTAGCAGGAGCTGAAGTCACCGTTATCCGTAACGATGCCATCGATCCTTCTCTATTTTCTCAGCTCAAGATCAAGTCCTTAATCATATCACCCGGCCCAGGGCATCCACAGAACGAGTCTGGGATTTCAAAGGCAGCGATTCAATATTTTGAAGGAAAGGTTCCCATTTTGGGAGTATGTATGGGTTTAGAATGTCTCGTGGATTTCCATGGTGGTCAAATTGG CTATGCAGGGGAAATTATGCATGGAAAAGTCAGTCGCATAAAGCACGACAACAGGGGATGCTTCAAGGGAATTCCTCAAGGAATCAAGTCCATTCGATACCATTCTCTCAGTGCCTCCCTCACGACCCTTCCCTCTGAACTTGCCATTACTGCGTTGACAGAGGAGTCAAATGTCATAATGGGTGTCCGACATCGTAAATACACCGTCGAAGCTGTCCAATACCATCCCGAAAGTATCCTTAGCGAAGGAGGCGACGAACTCATCCGAAACTTCCTCGCGTTGAGAGGAGGCTTGTGGGAGGATAACCCAGATTTTCAAGTTTCGCGTGACGCACCACCTTTCCACGTTGAACCAGGCGCACCCCATGTCATGAATCCCAAAGTTCACTCCATTCTAGACAAAATACACACACAGCGTCTTGCCGACGTCGCACAGGCTCAAAAGGCACCTGGAACAACACTCACAGACCTTCAGACCCTCTATTCTCTCAACATCGCTCCTCCACAAATACCGCTTCTTCCCCGCTTAAAGCAAACTCAAGGTCGTCTCTCCCTCCTCGCGGAGATTAAACGCGCTTCCCCTTCCAAGGGTCCAATATCCGTTGCCACCTCTCCCGCGTCACAGGCCTTAACTTACGCATTGGCAGGTGCCAATGTCATATCCGTACTTACAGAACCTAAATGGTTTCTAGGATCCCTTCAAGACATGCTTCACGCACGTACGGCAGTCGCCAGCTTACCGAACAGACCTGCTATCCTTCGGAAAGATTTCATTCTCAGTCGATACCAGGTTCTCGAATCGCGGATTTGGGGCGCTGATACTATTCTCTTGATAGTCAGCATGCTATCTGAGGGGCTATTACGAGATCTCTATCAGTACAGCCTCGAACTTGGCATGGAACCCCTTGTCGAAGTCAACAATGCAAAGGAGATGGAGTTGGCGCTTTCACTTCCTGCTAAAGTGATTGGCGTGAACAATCGCAATTTACACGACTTTGCCGTGGATATGTCTACTACTAGTCGTTTGAGCGAGATGACCAAGGGAAAAGATGTGATCCTTTGTGCCCTCAGCGGAATAGCAACTCCGGAGGACGTTGAGAAATATGGGGCAGAAGGGGTCAATGCTGTTCTCATTGGTGAGAGTCTGATGAGGGCGAGGGATCCAGCTGCATTTATCCACCAGTTGTtttcccttccttccccGACACCTCCGTCATGTCACTGGAGCTCTGGACCGCCTCTAGTAAAGATCTGTGGTGTTCGTAGCAAGGAACAAGCATTGGCCATAGCAGAAGCCGGCGCCGATATGATTGGACTGGTGTTTGTTCAGAAGTCTAAAAGATACGTCGATTTAGACACTGCTCGGGAGATTTCGCTTGCAATCCGCGGTTCACGACCTCCTCCCTCCCCATCCTCTCTTGATGATGAATCTCTAAACGCACCATGGTTCACATCACAAGCTACGCGACTTTCATCGACAATATCCCAACCGTCGATTGTCGGTGTTTTCCAGGACGCACCTTTATCTGTCATCCTCTATGCGGTGTCTTATTGCCAGCTAGACATTGTCCAGTTACACGGCGCGGAACCGATGGAGATGGCAAACCAGATTCCAGTGCCCGTGATTCGAGTTTGTCATGTCAGTAGTAAGGGTGCAGATATCAGTGGAGTTATTCGCCCAGGTTTGCATGAATTTGTCCTACTTGATTCGATCCGGGAAGATGGCAGCGGGATCACTGGTGGAAGTGGGAAGGTTGTAGATCTAGCACTTGCGCGTCGCATTGTTGACGCAGGAGAACTGGTGCAAGACGAGGCGGGTGCTACGAACAGCTCTGAGGATGTAAAGACTCCAATCTCTGGTACCGATTCAGAGGGTCGAAGCCATGCTAAGGTGGCGGCTACACCTGCAGCTATTCCATCTAAATATCCACTTCCCATCATCCTCGCTGGAGGTCTGAAACCAGAGAACGTAGCGGAAGCCATCACACATGTCCAGCCTTGGGCTGTTGATGTCAGTGGAGGTGTGGAAACAGAAGACGGGAAAGCAAAGGACCTCGACAAAGTGAGGGCATTCATTAATAGCACTAAACAATTAGTGTAA
- a CDS encoding uncharacterized protein (CAZy:GH128) has protein sequence MPFTTSLFHFKLFYYFCLLKLVTTLPSIHGSPGLHPRSAAVTNVSKAGLAWPNGDGDDIDQYTSTGKVSWYYSWSPKTWIKTDIQYVPMLWGQRQVEEFSSTINQTISEINISHVLGMNEPQEKGQSNLTPQQGADMWKTYLEPLRSRGIRLGSPAPSSAPSGKIWLQDFLTACGDGCTVDFIALHYYDVNATDFVRYLTDHHNTFQRPIWVTEWACQNFNQANKQCSQDDIVLFLNKTQSFMDRTDWVERYSWFGSMRDMQGVNSDNALMGHDGKITNLGLQYIGAKNATTSGSGNADGPNAPGGRENSCSSTKTHTFFSVVIMVFSTLWLQRVA, from the exons ATGCCTTTCACGACGTCTTTGTTTCACTTCAAGTTATTCTACTACTTCTGTCTCCTAAAGCTCGTTACGACCCTTCCATCTATCCACGGTTCTCCAGGACTTCATCCGAGGTCAGCAGCAGTTACTAACGTTTCCAAGGCTGGGCTCGCATGGCCGAACGGCGATGGCGATGACATTGATCAGTATACCTCTACTGGAAAGGTCTCATG gtactactcctggtctCCGAAGACATGGATCAAAACTGATATCCAATATGTACCAATGCTTTGGGGTCAGAGACAAGTTGAAGAGTTCTCTTCGACTATCAACCAAACCATCTCTGAAATAAATATTAGCCATGTCTTGGGGATGAACGA ACCCCAGGAAAAAGGCCAGTCGAATTTGACGCCACAACAAGGAGCCGACATGTGGAAAACTTACCTTGAACCCCTTCGTTCTCGAGGCATCCGTCTAGGGAGCCCAGCACCTTCCAGTGCACCTTCGGGGAAAATCTGGCTTCAAGATTTTTTAACTGCTTGTGGCGATGGCTGCACCGTCGATTTCATCGCTCTTC ACTACTACGACGTTAACGCCACTGATTTCGTGAGGTACCTAACAGATCATCATAATACTTTTCAACGTCCGATCTGGGTCACCGAATGGGCTTGCCAGAATTTTAATCAGGCGAATAAGCAGTGTTCTCAGGACGACAtcgttttgtttctgaacaAAACACAGTCCTTCATGGATCGGACCGATTGGGTAGAGCGGTACTCGTGGTTTGGTTCCATGAGGGATATGCAAGGCGTCAATTCG GACAATGCTCTCATGGGTCATGATGGAAAAATCACGAATTTAGGCCTGCAGTATATTGGGGCAAAGAACGCAACGACCAGCGGTTCTGGGAATGCTGATGGTCCTAACGCCCCCGGGGGTCGCGAGAACAGTTGTTCCTCAACAAAAACCCATACATTTTTCTCTGTCGTGATCATGGTCTTTTCTACTCTATGGCTGCAAAGGGTCGCCTAA
- the RMT1 gene encoding type I protein arginine N-methyltransferase Rmt1 has product MATSRPTTASHTHPVDGFHDMTSKDYYADSYAHFGIHEEMLKDSVRTGSYRSAIVNNAHLFKGKTVLDVGCGTGILSMFAAKAGASHVVGIDMSNIIDQAQKIIEANNFKDTITLVKGKLEEADLPIKQFDIIISEWMGYFLLYESMLDTVLLARDKYLKPNGHIFPDSAAMYIAAIEDQDYKEEKINFWDNVYGFDFSCIKDIALREPLVDTVDLKSVVTDPCMIKHIDLTTARKEDLSFEAPFTLTATRNDYVHAFLAWFDISFECTHKKVKFSTGPHAQYTHWKQTVFYTPSTITVSEGESITGRLTCAPNERNNRDLDISISYKTPRDHEATMQYKMY; this is encoded by the exons ATGGCGACATCAAGGCCCACAACTGCATCACACACACACCCTGTCGACGGATTCCATGATATGACTTCGAAGGACTA CTATGCAGACTCTTACGCACATTTTG GTATACACGAGGAAATGTTGAAAGACAGCGTTCGAACTGGGTCCTATCGCTCTGCGATCGTCAACAACGCCCATCTATTCAAAGGAAAAACCGTGCTAGATGTCGGTTGTGGAACAGGTATCCTAAGCATGTTTGCTGCAAAAGCCGGTGCCTCTCACGTTGTCGGG ATCGACATGTCAAATATTATTGATCAAGCTCAAAAAATTATCGAAGCCAACAACTTCAAAGATA CCATCACGCTTGTCAAAGGGAAACTTGAAGAAGCTGACCTACCCATAAAACAGTTTGACATTATCATCTCCGAATGGATGGGATACTTCCTGCTCTATGAGTCTATGCTTGACACCGTCCTTCTCGCGAGGGATAAATATCTCAAACCCAATGGTCATATCTTCCCCGACAGCGCTGCAATGTATATCGCTGCCATTGAAGATCAGGATTataaggaagagaagattaATT TCTGGGACAATGTCTACGGCTTTGACTTTTCCTGTATAAAGGATATCGCCTTGCGTGAACCTTTGGTTGATACTGTGGATTTAAAATCCGTCGTTACGGACCCATGTATGATTAAG CATATCGACCTCACGACAGCTAGAAAAGAAGATCTGAGTTTTGAGGCGCCTTTTACCCTCACAGCTACGCGGAACGATT ACGTTCACGCTTTCCTTGCTTGGTTCGACATTTCCTTTGAATGCACCCATAAAAAAGTCAAATTTTCGACCGGGCCGCATGCCCAATACACGCATTGGAA GCAAACAGTGTTCTACACTCCTAGCACCATCACTGTTTCAGAAGGCGAATCTATTACCGGTCGATTAACGTGTGCACCCAACGAACGCAACAATCGTGATCTGGacatctcaatatcatacaAGACCCCCCGCGATCACGAAGCTACCATGCAATACAAAAT GTATTAA
- the RMT1 gene encoding type I protein arginine N-methyltransferase Rmt1, variant 3 — MLKDSVRTGSYRSAIVNNAHLFKGKTVLDVGCGTGILSMFAAKAGASHVVGIDMSNIIDQAQKIIEANNFKDTITLVKGKLEEADLPIKQFDIIISEWMGYFLLYESMLDTVLLARDKYLKPNGHIFPDSAAMYIAAIEDQDYKEEKINFWDNVYGFDFSCIKDIALREPLVDTVDLKSVVTDPCMIKHIDLTTARKEDLSFEAPFTLTATRNDYVHAFLAWFDISFECTHKKVKFSTGPHAQYTHWKQTVFYTPSTITVSEGESITGRLTCAPNERNNRDLDISISYKTPRDHEATMQYKMY; from the exons ATGTTGAAAGACAGCGTTCGAACTGGGTCCTATCGCTCTGCGATCGTCAACAACGCCCATCTATTCAAAGGAAAAACCGTGCTAGATGTCGGTTGTGGAACAGGTATCCTAAGCATGTTTGCTGCAAAAGCCGGTGCCTCTCACGTTGTCGGG ATCGACATGTCAAATATTATTGATCAAGCTCAAAAAATTATCGAAGCCAACAACTTCAAAGATA CCATCACGCTTGTCAAAGGGAAACTTGAAGAAGCTGACCTACCCATAAAACAGTTTGACATTATCATCTCCGAATGGATGGGATACTTCCTGCTCTATGAGTCTATGCTTGACACCGTCCTTCTCGCGAGGGATAAATATCTCAAACCCAATGGTCATATCTTCCCCGACAGCGCTGCAATGTATATCGCTGCCATTGAAGATCAGGATTataaggaagagaagattaATT TCTGGGACAATGTCTACGGCTTTGACTTTTCCTGTATAAAGGATATCGCCTTGCGTGAACCTTTGGTTGATACTGTGGATTTAAAATCCGTCGTTACGGACCCATGTATGATTAAG CATATCGACCTCACGACAGCTAGAAAAGAAGATCTGAGTTTTGAGGCGCCTTTTACCCTCACAGCTACGCGGAACGATT ACGTTCACGCTTTCCTTGCTTGGTTCGACATTTCCTTTGAATGCACCCATAAAAAAGTCAAATTTTCGACCGGGCCGCATGCCCAATACACGCATTGGAA GCAAACAGTGTTCTACACTCCTAGCACCATCACTGTTTCAGAAGGCGAATCTATTACCGGTCGATTAACGTGTGCACCCAACGAACGCAACAATCGTGATCTGGacatctcaatatcatacaAGACCCCCCGCGATCACGAAGCTACCATGCAATACAAAAT GTATTAA
- the RMT1 gene encoding type I protein arginine N-methyltransferase Rmt1, variant 2: MATSRPTTASHTHPVDGFHDMTSKDYYADSYAHFGIHEEMLKDSVRTGSYRSAIVNNAHLFKGKTVLDVGCGTGILSMFAAKAGASHVVGIDMSNIIDQAQKIIEANNFKDTITLVKGKLEEADLPIKQFDIIISEWMGYFLLYESMLDTVLLARDKYLKPNGHIFPDSAAMYIAAIEDQDYKEEKINFWDNVYGFDFSCIKDIALREPLVDTVDLKSVVTDPCMIKHIDLTTARKEDLSFEAPFTLTATRNDYVHAFLAWFDISFECTHKKVKFSTGPHAQYTHWKQTVFYTPSTITVSEGESITGRLTCAPNERNNRDLDISISYKTPRDHEATMQYKMS, from the exons ATGGCGACATCAAGGCCCACAACTGCATCACACACACACCCTGTCGACGGATTCCATGATATGACTTCGAAGGACTA CTATGCAGACTCTTACGCACATTTTG GTATACACGAGGAAATGTTGAAAGACAGCGTTCGAACTGGGTCCTATCGCTCTGCGATCGTCAACAACGCCCATCTATTCAAAGGAAAAACCGTGCTAGATGTCGGTTGTGGAACAGGTATCCTAAGCATGTTTGCTGCAAAAGCCGGTGCCTCTCACGTTGTCGGG ATCGACATGTCAAATATTATTGATCAAGCTCAAAAAATTATCGAAGCCAACAACTTCAAAGATA CCATCACGCTTGTCAAAGGGAAACTTGAAGAAGCTGACCTACCCATAAAACAGTTTGACATTATCATCTCCGAATGGATGGGATACTTCCTGCTCTATGAGTCTATGCTTGACACCGTCCTTCTCGCGAGGGATAAATATCTCAAACCCAATGGTCATATCTTCCCCGACAGCGCTGCAATGTATATCGCTGCCATTGAAGATCAGGATTataaggaagagaagattaATT TCTGGGACAATGTCTACGGCTTTGACTTTTCCTGTATAAAGGATATCGCCTTGCGTGAACCTTTGGTTGATACTGTGGATTTAAAATCCGTCGTTACGGACCCATGTATGATTAAG CATATCGACCTCACGACAGCTAGAAAAGAAGATCTGAGTTTTGAGGCGCCTTTTACCCTCACAGCTACGCGGAACGATT ACGTTCACGCTTTCCTTGCTTGGTTCGACATTTCCTTTGAATGCACCCATAAAAAAGTCAAATTTTCGACCGGGCCGCATGCCCAATACACGCATTGGAA GCAAACAGTGTTCTACACTCCTAGCACCATCACTGTTTCAGAAGGCGAATCTATTACCGGTCGATTAACGTGTGCACCCAACGAACGCAACAATCGTGATCTGGacatctcaatatcatacaAGACCCCCCGCGATCACGAAGCTACCATGCAATACAAAAT GTCGTGA